Proteins encoded in a region of the Thunnus maccoyii chromosome 4, fThuMac1.1, whole genome shotgun sequence genome:
- the galnt6 gene encoding polypeptide N-acetylgalactosaminyltransferase 6: protein MRLFIRRRMSPLKLALLGGTLFMVILVVLQRDVGSSPAGDPWFQELVDKKDKMMVMVREAVNNIGFQIGAPQQPPVQEQPTQNVNCPTGFYSQSELKPHLERPLQDPAAFGADGKPFQKDHMTPEEEKEKEEGMTRHCFNQFASDRISLSRSLGDDTRPPECVDRKFRRCPPLPTTSVIIVFHNEAWSTLLRTVYSVLHTSPAILLKEIILVDDASVAEHLKTQLEEYIRELKIVRVVRQLERKGLITARLLGASVAQGEVLTFLDAHCECFHGWLEPLLARIVEEPTAVVSPEITTIDLNNFKFNKPVATSRAYNRGNFDWSLTFGWEAIPEDAKKLRKDETYPVKTPTFAGGLFSISKKYFEHIGTYDDKMEIWGGENVEMSFRVWQCGGQLEIIPCSVVGHVFRTKSPHTFPKGTEVITRNQVRLAEVWMDDYKTIYYRRNKNAAVMAKEHKYGDISDRINLRERLQCKNFTWYLNTVYPEAFIPDLTPVKFGAIKNTGSQTCLDVGENNQGGKPVIMYQCHNMGGNQYFEYTSHNELRHNIGKQLCLHATPQKEPVKIELCQLKGKGTSLAPQQEWIFTEENLLKNPSSGKCLRLQGSIIQMDQCNAADLFQHWSFS, encoded by the exons ATGCGTTTGTTCATACGCCGGCGCATGTCCCCCCTGAAACTAGCGCTCCTTGGGGGGACTCTCTTCATGGTGATCCTGGTGGTTCTCCAGAGGGATGTTGGCTCTTCACCTGCGGGGGACCCCTGGTTTCAAGAGCTGGTGGACAAGAAGGACAAGATGATGGTCATGGTTCGAGAGGCTGTCAACAACATTGGCTTTCAGATTGGAGCTCCACAGCAGCCACCAGTGCAGGAGCAGCCCACCCAGAACGTCAACTGCCCCACTGGATTCTACAGTCAGTCTGAGCTCAAGCCTCATCTGGAGAGACCACTGCAGGACCCCGCAGCCTTCGGGGCTGATGGGAAGCCATTTCAGAAAGACCATATGACcccagaggaggagaaggagaaggaggagggcaTGACAAGGCACTGTTTCAACCAGTTTGCCAGCGACCGCATCTCGCTCAGCCGTAGTCTTGGGGATGACACAAGGCCTCCAGA GTGTGTAGACAGGAAGTTTCGTCGCTGTCCCCCACTGCCCACCACCAGTGTTATTATAGTCTTCCATAATGAGGCTTGGTCCACCCTCCTCAGGACGGTCTACAGCGTCCTGCACACGTCTCCCGCTATCCTGCTGAAAGAGATCATCCTGGTAGATGACGCCAGCGTTGCAG AGCACCTGAAGACTCAACTGGAGGAATACATTCGTGAACTGAAGATCGTCCGAGTAGTGAGGCAGCTGGAGAGGAAGGGCCTCATCACAGCTAGGCTACTGGGCGCCAGTGTTGCTCAGGGCGAAGTGCTCACCTTTCTCGATGCACACT GTGAGTGTTTCCACGGTTGGCTTGAGCCCCTGTTGGCCCGCATTGTTGAAGAGCCCACTGCTGTGGTTAGTCCAGAGATCACCACCATTGACCTCAACAACTTTAAGTTCAACAAGCCCGTGGCCACCAGCCGTGCTTACAACCGAGGTAACTTCGACTGGAGCCTGACTTTCGGCTGGGAGGCAATCCCTGAAGATGCAAAGAAGCTGCGGAAGGATGAAACCTACCCTGTAAA GACACCGACATTTGCCGGAGGTCTCTTCTCAATCTCAAAAAAGTACTTTGAGCACATTGGAACATATGATGACAAGATGGAGATATGGGGCGGTGAGAATGTGGAGATGTCATTCAGG GTGTGGCAGTGTGGTGGTCAGCTCGAGATCATACCGTGTTCTGTGGTGGGCCACGTCTTCCGCACCAAGAGCCCACACACCTTCCCCAAGGGCACAGAGGTCATTACTCGCAACCAGGTGCGCCTGGCTGAGGTCTGGATGGATGACTACAAGACTATCTACTATCGCCGCAACAAGAATGCGGCAGTTATGGCCAAGGAG CATAAGTACGGGGACATCTCTGATCGTATAAATCTGAGAGAGAGGCTGCAGTGCAAGAACTTCACCTGGTACCTAAACACAGTCTACCCAGAGGCCTTCATTCCAGACTTGACTCCAGTAAAATTTGGAGCA attaaaaacacaggaTCTCAAACCTGCCTGGATGTTGGAGAGAACAACCAGGGAGGAAAACCTGTGATCATGTACCAGTGTCACAACATGGGAGGCAACCAG TACTTTGAGTATACATCTCATAACGAGCTGCGTCACAATATTGGAAAGCAGCTGTGTCTTCATGCCACACCTCAAAAAGAGCCAGTGAAGATCGAGCTATGCCAGCTGAAGGGGAAGGGCACCAGTTTGGCGCCACAACAGGAGTGGATCTTTACAGAG GAAAATCTTCTGAAGAATCCCAGCAGTGGGAAATGTTTACGGCTGCAAGGAAGCATTATTCAGATGGACCAGTGTAATGCTGCTGACCTCTTCCAGCACTGGTCCTTCAGCTGA
- the LOC121895936 gene encoding glucose-6-phosphate 1-dehydrogenase-like, which translates to MSQKMSTEPLTRSEVFGQLKRELYGEQQSSHTNTHIFIILGASGDLAKKKIYPTLWWLFRDGLLPEHTYFVGFSRSNLTVEDIKTACLPYMKVTDEESQCLSTFFSKNSYLSGKYNDGSSFTQLNTHLSSLPGGADANRLFYLALPPTVYHNISTNIRAHCMSRKGWNRVIVEKPFGRDLQSSQELSAHLSSLFTEDQIYRIDHYLGKEMVQNLMVLRFGNRIFGPIWNRDSVACVVLTFKEPFGTQGRGGYFDNFGIIRDVMQNHLLQMLCLVAMEKPTSTSPDDVRNEKVKVLKCIAPLTMSDVVLGQYVGDPEGVGQSKLGYLDDPTVPESSCTPTFATAVLYIHNERWDGVPFVLRCGKALNERKAELRVQFTDVPGDIFGQSCQRNELVVRVQPDEAIYLKMRTKKPGVHLSPEETELDLTYKSRYKNVTLPDAYERLLLDVFCGNQMHFVRSDELREAWRIFTPLLHQIEREKRQPIPYKYGSRGPNEADDLVKRVGFCYEGTYKWVQPHTT; encoded by the exons ATGAGCCAGAAGATGAGTACTGAACCTTTGACTCGCTCTGAGGTGTTTGGACAGCTCAAGAGGGAGCTGTATGGAGAGCAGCAGTCCAGtcataccaacacacacatattcatcaTCCTGGGAGCCTCT gGAGATCTCGCAAAAAAGAAGATCTATCCAACTTTATG GTGGTTATTCAGAGATGGCCTGCTCCCAGAACACACATACTTTGTGGGTTTTTCCCGGTCCAACTTGACAGTGGAGGACATCAAGACAGCATGCCTGCCTTATATGAAG GTTACTGATGAAGAAAGCCAGTGTCTATCAACCTTCTTCAGTAAGAACTCCTACTTGAGTGGCAAGTACAATGATGGCAGCTCCTTCACCCAGCTCAACACCCATCTGTCGTCTCTGCCTGGGGGTGCGGACGCCAACCGACTCTTCTACCTGGCTCTTCCTCCCACTGTCTACCACAATATCAGCACAAACATCAGAGCCCACTGCATGAGCCGCAA AGGTTGGAACAGGGTCATTGTTGAGAAGCCCTTTGGTCGTGACCTCCAGAGCTCACAGGAACTGTCAGCCCATCTGTCCTCCCTGTTCACAGAGGACCAGATCTACCGCATAGACCACTACCTGGGCAAAGAGATGGTCCAGAACCTCATGGTGCTCAG ATTTGGAAATCGCATCTTTGGGCCCATATGGAACAGGGACAGTGTGGCCTGTGTGGTCCTCACCTTCAAAGAGCCTTTCGGCACTCAGGGACGTGGAGGATACTTTGATAACTTTGGTATCATTCG AGATGTCATGCAAAACCATCTCCTCCAGATGCTCTGTTTGGTTGCCATGGAAAAACCTACTTCCACAAGCCCAGACGACGTGAGGAATGAGAAG GTGAAGGTGTTGAAGTGTATAGCTCCTCTTACTATGTCAGATGTGGTGCTCGGTCAGTATGTGGGGGACCCTGAGGGGGTGGGCCAGTCCAAGCTGGGTTACCTTGATGACCCCACTGTACCAGAAAGCTCCTGCACACCAACATTTGCCACCGCAGTGCTCTACATCCATAATGAAAGATGGGATG GAGTTCCTTTCGTTCTGCGTTGTGGTAAAGCTCTGAACGAACGTAAGGCCGAATTGCGTGTGCAGTTCACAGATGTGCCAGGTGATATCTTTGGTCAGAGCTGTCAGAGGAACGAGCTGGTGGTGCGAGTGCAGCCGGACGAAGCGATTTACCTGAAGATGAGGACCAAGAAACCCGGGGTTCACCTCAGCCCAGAGGAGACTGAGCTGGACCTCACTTACAAGAGCAGATACAAG AATGTGACGCTCCCAGATGCTTATGAGAGACTGTTACTGGACGTTTTCTGTGGAAATCAAATGCACTTTGTCCGCAG TGATGAGTTGCGGGAGGCCTGGAGGATTttcacccccctcctccaccaaatagagagggagaagagacaaCCCATCCCGTACAAATATGGAag TCGCGGTCCAAACGAGGCAGATGATCTTGTGAAGAGGGTGGGATTCTGCTATGAGGGAACATACAAGTGGGTGCAGCCCCACACAACCTGA